Below is a genomic region from Belonocnema kinseyi isolate 2016_QV_RU_SX_M_011 chromosome 4, B_treatae_v1, whole genome shotgun sequence.
ttgaGATTAATCGCGCACAAGTAGTCTTAGCACTCTGTTTTATCGGCAGAGTCGATCGCACACGCGCATTTCTTAGTCACAAATTGAGGTGAGGTTGCCTCAGTAttgcttttaaagattttctaagtccgaaaatattaaaatattcgagAGACAAGTGTCGCAGGTTTAACTTTTGAAAGAGCGCGCCGAAATACAAAATTCTGACGTTTTCGTGCTCCGCGGCTATTTTTATAAGCATAATTTTGGGAGGCACTTATCCCTACTTTTAACGCTGAACCAATCGCATTTCTAAGGTCGCATGATTTTATGGCCGAATAGCCTATAGTGAGCGATGTCGACTAGCTCCTCCCACCGGAAGTAAGCAATTAAGTTGAGTGACGGGACTAGGTCACGGGTCTAAAGTCCACGCCCGGCCGGATGCACGCCTATTAAgtttgagtgacagtttcctgtcCGAAAGTCCAAAGTTAGTCCTTTTGTAGCGTCTGGCTGGCGCCAGATCCTATTAATTATGCTAAAAATAGATCAGGGACTCATACGTATGGCCTTGAATTCACCTTGAAATGTGAAATCGCTTAGCTATACAGCGGATACGAAATAAAACTAAAGTTCTACGTATTGCTtacaattaatttcttctttccgcaattattctatttttgaattaatattcataattaaggttgactaatttaaacatttgctcAGTTCTTATATGTTTTCAACATTCCTTCAAGCTGTTTGAACTTTCCCGCCAGAGAATTTACTTGTTCAGAGAGTATATAGTCAAAGGGTCCCTGCGCCCTGGATATTTAGTTCCCAAAACAGTTAACACCGTTACACCTCCCCTCTTATTCAAAAAGGTGGCTCATGCTTCGTGCTGAGACAGCTTTTCTGGATGACATTCTCGAGTGCCAACCAGTGCCtggtttgatttaaatttaatggtTATGTCCTCCCAGTGTTTTTTTATTCACAGGTTGTGCTGTTCTTCGAAGGGGCACTTTGCGGTATTTGTTCCTTTTTGTTTGTTGTTAAGAGAGCGTTATCTCGTTAAGGTTTTgcgagattttttttcatattttgttctcAATTTCTAGTAAATGACAATCGTACATTTtagtttttagtattttaaaatttagttttcaaacttataaaaattaaaatctagaacTGTTTAAACTCTAAGATTTCATATAAAGCTAaactatttgtacaaaaatttcggttcaaatagtaaaaaaaatttataattaaaattctgccAAAATGTAATACTACATGTAAAtgcttcaagatttttaaataagactttgaagcattttaaggattttaagttatttaaaattaagaatagatttttttttaacaagttttcagtttatagaaaaatttaatcgttcgatttgtaatatttctatcccaaaaatgcttaaaatgataaaattttgaaaaaatttgaatgcatCGATTGATTcgtcaatttagagcattaaaattgtgaacgtggttttatatttttggaagtgattttaaatctttgaactgtataatttataaaaactttatatttttaatttagtagtctaactgcatttaatttcaaattagtcagttgaaaagtgttagtagctttaATTTTAGACGTGTAAATTATTAGGagtttaaatacaacattttgaattgaagaatttttttccttttttttcggttttcaaagtttaaaatttaagagttccactttggGTGCTTCAATTTGTAGCTCtgtttttattacattaaataggaaaattgttgGCTTCCGATTTCGATCTGttgattttatttgtattctattgaaTTTGTTTCGTTCTACGTAATCGTGGGATCAGAATCGATCTCTTGTGTTTCGGGTGTTTCCAGGTTCCGATCCAGTTGGGGAAGTGGTGAATTCTGGTTAGTAGAGTCACGAACTATCGGTTGTGCACTCAATTTTAGTTCGTCGGTATGCACGATCTTCGTTTTGTTTGGGCCTAACCTAATAAGTGCGTTCCGATCACCTACTAGTTTTTCTAAAATGTATGGTCCGCTGAAGTACGGATCAAATTGTCTAAGATACTCTACTAAAGTTTGATGACTCCTCTCTAATGAGCCTAGACTTTGAGGATGATAAGCTGTTGACTGGATCTTTTTGATTCTGAACACCTTGCAAAAGGTTTTCATGCATTGACTTATCAGATTTGAACCTTGATCGGTATGGATAACACGAGGGCATCCATAACGTGATATAAACTGCTCCGCTAAGGCCAATGCGATAGTAGTGGAGTCTGTATTTATGAGTGGAAGTGCATCTGAATATTTCGTGAAGTTGCATTGTATCGTAAGAATGTGGGTATTTCCCTTTGAAGACTTGGGAAGTGGTCCCACCAGATCAATTTGGATCTTGTCAAAGGGAACTTTAGGAGTGTCTGTGATTACCATCGGTTGACGAGTCCCTCTTCGTTCTAGCTTATTTCTCTGGCAATTTGTGCAGGAAGATACTATTCTTTGCACGTCAGCCTTTAAATTATTCCAATAGTATGTTGATCTCACTCGCCAATAGGTCTTTTTGACACCCTTAGGCCCTCCTACAACTGATTCGTGATATCCTCTAATTATTTCATCCCTCATATCAACTGTGGGAATTATTATTTCTCCAGAGCAAAGTACTATCGAAAGTCCGGAACCAACAAAATGCTGTTCAATCGTTTTTTCTACTTATTCCCAAGAAAGGTCGTCGAGACTGTTTCCTGTACTTGGAATTCTGACACTTTGTACCCTCAAGGCTTCCATAGCCTTTCGAAGAGCCAACATGGCTCCTGAGACAACATTCAAGAATACCTTGTCTTCCTTTTTGTCTTTCACAATGAGACTGAAGATGAACCTCCCATTACGATTGAACACAACTATCTCTCCGGCCTTCGGGCTTTCCCTCCTAATGTCATCGacctttaacaaatttttacttttcaaatccTCGCTAATTTCCGATGTCATGTATCCATCCGCGGAGATTAGATGAGCAAGATGACCCTTTCCCATACAGACCTTATCTTTGCTGTATGTGAAGATACCTTCCACCAGGGCTAAAATCTCTTTTAGGGGAGTATCGGCACTGGAACATGGATTCACGTGACAGGGCGTCACAGACTCACCAATACAATATGGTACATTTTCGACGTGACCAGGCGTCACAGATGCACCAATACAACATGGTGTCTTTTCAACGTGACCAGGCGTCACAGATACACCAATACAACATGGTGTCTTTTCAACGTGACTAGGCGTCACAGATACACCAATACAACatggttgtattttcaacatgACCAGGCATCACAGATGCACTAATACAACATGGTGTCTTTTCAACGTGACCAGGCGTCACAGATACACAAATACAACATGGTGTCTTTTTCCGGCTGTTGTCAGTCCGTGGCCCGATCAGAGGCAAGTGCGAATGCGTCGCCAGCCCTTGACTCCGACCGGATGCCTGCTCCGAACTTTGATTGATCATAGTTGAACTTAAAAGATCGGTGCCAACAGACTGACACTGCCTGTCCCCAGCCAATTGCGCGTCGACTTTCGCAATCCGGGGGCTTTCACAACAATTTAAAGGACGTGTTGACCTTCCCCTAGGCCTAGGCTTTCAAAGAATCCATGTTCCAATAACTCCTCCAGACTTTTCCTGTCATCGTCCTCTCCCCAGGTTCCAAACACTCTCACAGGTCTACGATCCGCAGATTGTGCTTCTTTCGAGTCAGTTTCCGGCCCCTTAGATACATTAACATCAACCGGGTTCCTTGACAATGCGTCCGCATTgctattaatttttaagtcaaggtCCGATAGGACCTTGACTTAAAACTCCACCTATTGCATAGTTGGATGCAGCGGTGGTGAACACAAATGGTTTCTCGAAGTTTGGGTACTGCAACAAGGGTTCAGTACATATTGTATCGTGCAGGACTTCAAAAGCTTCTTGAGTTTCAGGGCTCCAAATGAATTCGGCTTCATCTTTAAGAAATAAGGTGAGAGGTTTAGCTGTTTTTGCAAAGTTCGGGATAAACCGCCTATAATAACCGACTAATCCTAGAAattgtttcagatttttctttcCTTTAGGAACAGGAAACTTTTTCACAGAGTCCGTCTTCCTGGGATCTGGTCTTACTCCATCCTAAGTTATCACATGTCCCAAATAAGCAATTTCTCGTTTAAGGAAATGGCATTTCTCTGGTTGTAGCGCCAGCCCAGCTGATTTCAATCGACCAGGAAGAGATGTTAATTTTCGAGAATGTTCTTCGAGTGAGGCTGCATAGGCGACTATGTCGTCCATGTAGACAAACAGTTTTATGCCTTGAAGACCTGTGAGTACACAATCCATGACTCTTTGAAAGGTAGCTGGAGCATTCTTAAGGCCAAAGGGCATCCGAGTGAACTCAAGGTGCGCATAGGGAGTTGAGAAGGCTGTTTTTGATTGAGAGTCTGGNNNNNNNNNNNNNNNNNNNNNNNNNNNNNNNNNNNNNNNNNNNNNNNNNNNNNNNNNNNNNNNNNNNNNNNNNNNNNNNNNNNNNNNNNNNNNNNNNNNNTAGGCCTATCGTCGGTGGTAATTATTTTGTGGCTCAGCACATTTGTGGCACCCAACTGATCGCCTTCTAAGAAAAATTGAGGAGAAAATTTAGTAAGTATAGAAAGAAGACTAATTTGTTCCTCACCCGTTAATCCTGTCAAATCTATAGCtttcaataatttcgaaactCTAACAGCTAACCTCTTTTGTTCTTCACTGAAGTCGATTTTTTCGAGTGAACGATCTACAGGGGGAATAATTTCGCATTCTTCGATATTCACAGGTGGTAATGTTAACTTTACCTTATGAAGAGTAGAGTTGACAATATACATTCTGGCGATTCCATTCTCATTGCGAACTAAAGTTTCGCCCGCAAAAATGCCAGGTCCACAAGAGATTCTTTTGACATATTCTTCTTTAAGCATTGTATCCTTTACGGGTAGGCTTATAAGCATTTTTGTTCTTGCAGGTATTTAAATGGTTTTATGAGAAATAATAGGAAATCAATCTTCGCCCATGCAATGTTTGTCTTCAACGAAATTAATGGCAACTTGATGCTGTATAAGGAACGTTATTCCAATTATTCCTTCTTGTGATATCGGGAAAGAATGAGGAATAATATGAAAGGGAGTTTCGAGACCCCTAATCATCAGTGTGATTTCGCCAAGAGTGCGGATCATGTTTGATCCGATTCCTACTAGATTGAAGACTCTACTTCTATTTACACGAGTCCAGGAATGGatcacattttctttaattaagcTGACACTAGCCCCAGTGTCAATCATCAAGAGACACTTTCCTGAAATAGAAGATGGCTGCCTTATTTCTACTGTTGGAGCTGGACCCGCCTCCTTCGTCCCTCTTAGTCTGAGGACAACTCTTTGACTTAAGGTAGTATTATTTGTTTGACCGTCAGACTGTTGTTCAAATTTCGG
It encodes:
- the LOC117171147 gene encoding uncharacterized protein LOC117171147, which gives rise to MLKIQPCCIGVSVTPSHVEKTPCCIGVSVTPGHVEKTPCCIGASVTPGHVENVPYCIGESVTPCHVNPCSSADTPLKEILALVEGIFTYSKDKVCMGKGHLAHLISADGYMTSEISEDLKSKNLLKVDDIRRESPKAGEIVVFNRNGRFIFSLIVKDKKEDKVFLNVVSGAMLALRKAMEALRVQSVRIPSTGNSLDDLSWE